In Capsicum annuum cultivar UCD-10X-F1 chromosome 7, UCD10Xv1.1, whole genome shotgun sequence, one genomic interval encodes:
- the LOC107876404 gene encoding LOW QUALITY PROTEIN: nudix hydrolase 17, mitochondrial-like (The sequence of the model RefSeq protein was modified relative to this genomic sequence to represent the inferred CDS: substituted 2 bases at 2 genomic stop codons), producing MKVKEFETAYQGGWEKDETIEVAARLEKIEEAGVYGDIKEKLGTWYFENKSGDTVYEGHLFPLFVMEKLDLWSEKDTRERSAMSMRXERKLCQXGLMKEAMELLVSHLTSQSRRTKMDLFSRITRNSVGYGTILQLGGRAQVLAQPPPPTPIDEA from the exons GGAGGTTGGGAAAAGGATGAAACAATTGAAGTTGCTGCAAGGCTCGAGAAAATAGAGGAAGCTGGTGTTTATGGTGATATCAAG GAAAAACTAGGAACATGGTACTTCGAGAATAAAAGTGGTGACACTGTTTACGAAGGGCACCTGTTTCCCTTATTTGTGATGGAGAAACTAGATTTATGGTCGGAGAAAGACACCCGCGAAAGATCTGCT ATGAGCATGCGATAAGAAAGAAAGCTCTGCCAATAGGGGTTGATGAAAGAAGCCATGGAGTTGTTAGTTAGTCACCTCACATCACAAAGTAGGCGGACTAAAATGGATCTGTTTTCAAGAATCACCCGTAACTCAGTTGGCTATGGAACTATTTTACAGTTAGGAGGCAGGGCTCAAGTACTCGCTCAACCACCACCACCTACTCCAATAGATGAGGCCTAG